A region of Streptomyces sp. R44 DNA encodes the following proteins:
- a CDS encoding DUF3618 domain-containing protein yields MSEARTPAQIEADIVRRREQLAVTLDEIGIRMHPKTIIGDAKAKVASTVDQTAGRAFVAVNRVVSDVKARFTHEDGAPRLERVVPAAVVALAVVGLIVSSSRRNKG; encoded by the coding sequence GTGTCGGAGGCCAGGACCCCTGCGCAGATCGAGGCGGACATCGTCCGCCGGCGCGAGCAGCTCGCCGTCACTCTCGACGAGATCGGCATTCGGATGCACCCGAAGACGATCATCGGGGACGCCAAGGCCAAGGTCGCCTCGACGGTCGACCAGACGGCCGGCCGCGCCTTCGTCGCCGTCAACCGGGTCGTCTCGGACGTGAAGGCCCGCTTCACCCACGAGGACGGCGCGCCCCGCCTGGAGCGCGTCGTTCCGGCGGCCGTCGTGGCCCTCGCCGTCGTCGGCCTGATCGTTTCCTCCTCGCGGAGGAACAAGGGGTGA
- a CDS encoding PTS transporter subunit EIIC yields MGRSLQLPIAVLPAAGIINRLGQPDVFGADGLGWDNVAKVMAGAGGALLDGSLGLPLLFCIGVAIGMAKKADGSTALAAVVGFLVYYNVLRQFPKDCPAGTVDVNGGCLSPEQAFTGYTYQNPGVFGGILMGLMAAWFWQRYHRTKLVDWLGFFNGRRLVPIIMTFVAIAFAAICLWIWPPIGDGLENFSDWLVGLGSWGSGIFGLANRALLVIGLHQFLNVPIWFQFGTYTKPDGTVVHGDIPMFLAGDPNAGQFLTGFFPIMMFALPAAALAITHTAKPHRRKAVGGMMLSVALTSFVTGITEPIEYSFLFIAPLLYVIHAVLTGVSMAVTWALGVKDGFSFSAGLIDYVINWNLATKPWLIIPIGLGFAVVYYVIFRFAIVRFNLPTPGREPEEIEEEIERDNVK; encoded by the coding sequence ATGGGCCGCAGCCTCCAGCTCCCCATCGCCGTCCTCCCGGCCGCCGGCATCATCAACCGGCTCGGGCAGCCCGACGTCTTCGGCGCCGACGGCCTGGGCTGGGACAACGTCGCGAAGGTGATGGCGGGTGCGGGTGGTGCGCTGCTCGACGGCAGCCTGGGTCTGCCGCTGCTGTTCTGCATCGGTGTCGCGATCGGCATGGCGAAGAAGGCGGACGGCTCGACCGCGCTCGCGGCGGTGGTCGGCTTCCTCGTCTACTACAACGTGCTGCGTCAGTTCCCGAAGGACTGCCCGGCGGGCACGGTGGACGTCAACGGCGGCTGCCTCTCGCCCGAGCAGGCCTTCACCGGGTACACGTACCAGAACCCGGGCGTCTTCGGCGGCATCCTGATGGGCCTGATGGCCGCCTGGTTCTGGCAGCGCTACCACCGGACGAAGCTGGTCGACTGGCTCGGCTTCTTCAACGGCCGCCGGCTCGTGCCGATCATCATGACGTTCGTGGCGATCGCGTTCGCCGCGATCTGCCTGTGGATCTGGCCGCCGATCGGCGACGGCCTGGAGAACTTCAGCGACTGGCTGGTGGGTCTCGGCTCCTGGGGTTCGGGCATCTTCGGCCTCGCGAACCGCGCGCTGCTCGTCATCGGCCTGCACCAGTTCCTGAACGTGCCCATCTGGTTCCAGTTCGGCACGTACACCAAACCCGACGGCACGGTGGTCCACGGCGACATCCCGATGTTCCTCGCGGGCGACCCGAACGCCGGTCAGTTCCTGACGGGCTTCTTCCCGATCATGATGTTCGCGCTGCCCGCCGCGGCGCTCGCGATCACCCACACCGCGAAGCCGCATCGCCGCAAGGCGGTCGGCGGCATGATGCTCTCGGTCGCCCTGACCTCGTTCGTCACCGGCATCACCGAGCCGATCGAGTACTCGTTCCTTTTCATCGCGCCGCTGCTGTACGTGATCCACGCCGTGCTGACCGGTGTGTCGATGGCGGTGACCTGGGCGCTCGGCGTGAAGGACGGCTTCAGCTTCTCGGCCGGTCTGATCGACTACGTGATCAACTGGAACCTCGCGACGAAGCCGTGGCTGATCATCCCGATCGGCCTGGGCTTCGCGGTCGTCTACTACGTGATCTTCCGGTTCGCGATCGTCAGGTTCAACCTCCCCACCCCGGGCCGCGAGCCCGAGGAGATCGAGGAGGAGATCGAGCGCGACAACGTCAAGTAG
- a CDS encoding glucose PTS transporter subunit EIIB yields MASKAEKIVAGLGGIDNIEEVEGCITRLRTEVVDPAKVDEAALKAAGAHGVVKMGTAIQVVIGTDADPIAAEIEDLM; encoded by the coding sequence ATGGCCAGCAAGGCTGAGAAGATCGTCGCCGGCCTCGGCGGCATCGACAACATCGAAGAGGTCGAAGGCTGCATCACCCGCCTGCGCACCGAGGTCGTGGACCCCGCCAAGGTCGACGAGGCCGCCCTCAAGGCCGCCGGAGCCCACGGCGTCGTGAAGATGGGCACCGCCATCCAGGTCGTCATCGGCACCGACGCCGACCCGATCGCCGCGGAGATCGAAGACCTGATGTGA
- the rdgB gene encoding RdgB/HAM1 family non-canonical purine NTP pyrophosphatase: MTRQRLILATRNAGKITELHAILADAGLDLELVGADAYPEIPDVKETGVTFAENALLKAHALAQATGLPAVADDSGLCVDVLNGAPGIFSARWAGTHGDDKANLTLLLAQLSDIDDAHRAAHFACAAALALPDGTERVVEGQLRGTLRHTPAGTNGFGYDPILQPEGHEVTCAELTPAEKNAISHRGKAFRALVPVVKELLG, from the coding sequence ATGACCCGACAGCGCCTGATCCTCGCCACCCGCAACGCGGGCAAGATCACCGAACTTCACGCGATCCTCGCCGACGCGGGCCTCGACCTCGAACTCGTCGGCGCGGACGCGTACCCCGAGATCCCCGATGTCAAGGAAACGGGCGTCACCTTCGCCGAGAACGCCCTGCTGAAGGCCCACGCCCTGGCCCAGGCCACCGGCCTCCCGGCCGTGGCCGACGACTCGGGCCTCTGCGTCGACGTCCTCAACGGAGCCCCCGGCATCTTCTCGGCCCGCTGGGCCGGCACCCACGGCGACGACAAGGCGAACCTGACCTTGCTCCTGGCCCAGCTCTCCGACATCGACGACGCCCACAGGGCCGCCCACTTCGCCTGCGCGGCGGCCCTCGCCCTCCCCGACGGCACGGAGCGAGTGGTCGAGGGCCAGCTGCGGGGCACCCTCCGCCACACCCCGGCCGGCACGAACGGCTTCGGCTACGACCCGATCCTCCAGCCGGAGGGCCACGAGGTCACCTGCGCGGAACTGACCCCGGCGGAGAAGAACGCGATCAGCCACCGGGGCAAGGCGTTCCGGGCCCTGGTGCCGGTGGTGAAGGAACTGCTGGGCTGA
- a CDS encoding transglycosylase domain-containing protein, with protein sequence MSPSSGTSSDTNWEPRDPTLPAPHPDDDDRPRRPLRRILRTLLGLLLLGTLLLAGAFAAGYLLVEIPPANAAAVAQSNVYLYRDGTPLARDGEVNRESVRLDQVPLTVRRAVLAAEERDFHTSRAVDPKAMVRAAWNTVTGKGRQSGSTITQQYVKNYYLGQEQTLSRKAKEFFIAIKLGREKSKEEILQGYLNTSYFGRNAYGIQAAARAYYGKDVQQLDTAEGAYLASLLKAPSAYDVTTHPENRSKAVARWHYVLDGMVTEGWLSPAARTAARFPAPQTARAATALSGQRGYLVQAVEEYLTDHGIVDEKTLAGGGFRITTTLEPAKQEALVDAVEERVVSRLDPANAPTDRYVRVGAAAVDPANGKVLAMYGGVDYTQQYVNNATRRDYQVGSTFKPFVFTAAVQNGSQTQQGQPITPYTLYDGTNRRPVEGWGGNPYDPANEDDASYGDIAVGAATDLSVNAVYAQMAVDVGPAHVRRTAIALGVPGTTPDLTASPSIALGAATASVLDMASAYATLAAHGRNGTYSLVEEISRNGQEVELPGVARRQAVSREAADTTTSILRSVVESGTGTAAQVAGRPAAGKTGTAEDDRAAWFAGYTPELATVVAVMGQDPESGSQQSLYGALGQPRVNGGGVPAEIWGRFTREALAGTPARDFELRLMPGAEAPPVPPVPDGAEDWYETGEAGPGAASRGPAPSRRPTGQ encoded by the coding sequence ATGTCCCCTTCCTCTGGTACGAGCTCGGATACGAACTGGGAGCCGAGGGACCCCACCCTCCCCGCACCACACCCGGACGACGACGACAGACCGAGAAGACCGCTCCGCCGCATCCTGCGGACCCTCCTCGGGCTCCTCCTGCTCGGCACGCTGCTGCTCGCCGGCGCCTTCGCCGCCGGCTACCTCCTGGTGGAGATCCCGCCCGCCAACGCCGCCGCCGTCGCCCAGTCCAACGTCTACCTCTACCGGGACGGCACCCCCCTCGCCCGCGACGGCGAGGTCAACCGCGAGAGCGTCCGCCTCGACCAGGTCCCGCTCACCGTCCGCCGGGCCGTCCTCGCCGCCGAGGAGCGCGACTTCCACACCTCGCGCGCCGTCGACCCCAAGGCCATGGTCCGCGCCGCCTGGAACACCGTCACCGGCAAGGGCCGCCAGTCCGGCTCCACCATCACCCAGCAGTACGTCAAGAACTACTACCTGGGCCAGGAACAGACCCTCAGCCGCAAGGCCAAGGAGTTCTTCATCGCGATCAAACTCGGCCGCGAGAAGAGCAAGGAGGAGATCCTCCAGGGCTACCTGAACACCAGCTACTTCGGCCGGAACGCATACGGCATCCAGGCCGCCGCCCGCGCCTACTACGGCAAGGACGTCCAGCAGCTCGACACCGCCGAAGGCGCGTACCTCGCCTCCCTCCTCAAGGCCCCCAGCGCCTACGACGTCACCACCCACCCCGAGAACCGGTCCAAGGCCGTCGCCCGCTGGCACTACGTCCTCGACGGCATGGTCACCGAGGGCTGGCTCTCCCCCGCGGCCCGCACCGCCGCCCGCTTCCCCGCCCCCCAGACCGCCCGCGCCGCCACCGCCCTCTCCGGCCAGCGCGGCTACCTCGTCCAGGCCGTCGAGGAGTACCTCACCGACCACGGGATCGTCGACGAGAAGACCCTCGCCGGCGGCGGCTTCCGCATCACCACCACCCTGGAGCCCGCCAAGCAGGAGGCCCTCGTCGACGCCGTCGAGGAGCGCGTCGTCTCCCGGCTCGACCCGGCGAACGCCCCCACCGACCGGTACGTACGGGTCGGGGCCGCGGCCGTCGACCCGGCGAACGGCAAGGTCCTCGCCATGTACGGCGGCGTCGACTACACCCAGCAGTACGTCAACAACGCCACCCGCCGCGACTACCAGGTCGGCTCCACCTTCAAGCCCTTCGTCTTCACGGCCGCCGTCCAGAACGGCTCCCAGACCCAGCAGGGCCAGCCCATCACCCCGTACACCCTGTACGACGGCACCAACCGGCGCCCGGTCGAAGGCTGGGGCGGCAACCCCTACGACCCCGCCAACGAGGACGACGCCAGCTACGGCGACATCGCCGTCGGCGCCGCCACCGACCTCTCCGTGAACGCCGTCTACGCCCAGATGGCCGTCGACGTCGGCCCCGCGCACGTACGGCGCACCGCGATCGCCCTCGGCGTCCCCGGCACCACCCCCGACCTCACCGCCTCCCCCTCCATCGCCCTCGGCGCCGCCACCGCCAGCGTCCTCGACATGGCCTCGGCGTACGCGACGCTCGCCGCGCACGGCCGGAACGGCACGTACTCCCTCGTCGAGGAGATCAGCAGGAACGGCCAGGAGGTGGAACTCCCCGGCGTCGCCCGCCGACAGGCCGTCAGCCGCGAGGCCGCCGACACCACCACCTCGATCCTGCGGAGCGTCGTCGAGAGCGGCACGGGCACGGCCGCGCAGGTCGCGGGACGCCCGGCCGCCGGCAAGACGGGCACGGCGGAGGACGACAGGGCCGCCTGGTTCGCCGGCTACACCCCCGAGCTCGCGACGGTCGTCGCGGTCATGGGCCAGGACCCCGAGTCCGGCTCGCAGCAATCGCTGTACGGCGCGCTCGGCCAGCCGCGCGTCAACGGCGGCGGGGTGCCGGCCGAGATCTGGGGCCGCTTCACCCGCGAGGCCCTGGCCGGGACGCCGGCCCGGGACTTCGAGCTCCGGCTCATGCCGGGGGCCGAGGCACCGCCGGTACCGCCCGTCCCGGACGGGGCGGAGGACTGGTACGAGACGGGCGAGGCGGGACCGGGAGCGGCCTCACGGGGCCCCGCCCCCTCCCGCAGACCGACGGGTCAGTGA
- a CDS encoding multidrug efflux SMR transporter has translation MAWVLLIVAGLLEVGWSIGMKYTDGFTRLWPSVFTGAGIVASMMLLSQAAKTLPIGTAYGVWVGIGAAGAAVLGMVVLGEPATAARIFFVCLLLVAVVGLKATSGH, from the coding sequence ATGGCCTGGGTTCTGCTGATCGTCGCCGGTCTGCTTGAGGTCGGCTGGTCCATCGGCATGAAGTACACCGACGGTTTCACCCGGCTCTGGCCGAGCGTGTTCACCGGCGCCGGGATCGTCGCCTCGATGATGCTGCTGTCGCAGGCGGCCAAGACGCTGCCGATCGGTACGGCGTACGGCGTGTGGGTCGGCATCGGCGCGGCCGGTGCGGCGGTGCTCGGCATGGTGGTGCTCGGTGAGCCGGCGACCGCCGCCCGGATCTTCTTCGTCTGTCTGCTGCTCGTCGCCGTGGTGGGGCTCAAGGCGACCAGCGGTCACTGA
- the bcp gene encoding thioredoxin-dependent thiol peroxidase encodes MSERLQPGDTAPAFTLPDADGNEVSLADHKGRKVIVYFYPAALTPGCTKQACDFTDNLEVLATAGYDVIGVSPDKPEKLAKFREKENLKVTLVGDPSKETLEAYGAFGEKKLYGKVVTGVIRSTVVVDEEGKVEHAFYNVKATGHVAKIMRDLGV; translated from the coding sequence ATGAGCGAGCGACTGCAGCCCGGCGACACCGCCCCCGCCTTCACCCTTCCCGACGCGGACGGCAACGAGGTCTCCCTCGCGGACCACAAGGGCCGCAAGGTCATCGTCTACTTCTACCCGGCGGCCCTGACCCCCGGCTGCACCAAGCAGGCGTGCGACTTCACGGACAACCTGGAGGTCCTGGCGACCGCCGGCTACGACGTGATCGGCGTCTCCCCCGACAAGCCGGAGAAGCTGGCGAAGTTCCGCGAGAAGGAGAACCTGAAGGTCACGCTGGTCGGGGACCCGTCGAAGGAGACCCTGGAGGCGTACGGCGCCTTCGGCGAGAAGAAGCTGTACGGCAAGGTCGTGACGGGCGTGATCCGCTCGACGGTCGTGGTCGACGAGGAGGGCAAGGTGGAACACGCCTTCTACAACGTCAAGGCCACGGGCCACGTCGCCAAGATCATGAGGGACCTGGGCGTCTGA
- the rph gene encoding ribonuclease PH → MSRIDGRTPEQLRPVTIERGWSKHAEGSVLISFGDTKVFCTASVTEGVPRWRKGSGEGWVTGEYSMLPRATNTRGDRESVRGKIGGRTHEISRLIGRSLRAVIDYKALGENTIVLDCDVLQADGGTRTAAITGAYVALADAIGWAQGKKLIKAGRKPLTGTVAAVSVGIVDGVPLLDLCYEEDVRADTDMNVVCTGDGRFVEVQGTAEAEPFDRKELNALLDLASGGCAELAEIQRKALEGTL, encoded by the coding sequence ATGTCTCGCATCGACGGCCGTACCCCCGAACAGCTCCGCCCCGTCACCATCGAACGCGGCTGGAGCAAGCACGCCGAGGGCTCCGTCCTCATCTCCTTCGGCGACACCAAGGTCTTCTGCACCGCCTCCGTCACCGAAGGCGTCCCGCGCTGGCGCAAGGGCAGCGGCGAGGGCTGGGTCACCGGTGAGTACTCCATGCTCCCCCGCGCCACCAACACCCGCGGCGACCGCGAATCCGTCCGCGGCAAGATCGGCGGCCGCACCCACGAGATCTCCCGCCTCATCGGCCGCTCCCTGCGGGCCGTCATCGACTACAAGGCCCTCGGCGAGAACACGATCGTCCTCGACTGCGACGTCCTCCAGGCCGACGGCGGCACCCGCACGGCGGCGATCACCGGCGCGTACGTGGCGCTCGCCGACGCCATCGGCTGGGCCCAGGGCAAGAAGCTGATCAAGGCCGGCCGCAAGCCCCTCACCGGCACCGTCGCCGCCGTCTCCGTCGGCATCGTCGACGGCGTCCCCCTCCTCGACCTCTGCTACGAGGAGGACGTCCGCGCCGACACCGACATGAACGTCGTCTGCACCGGCGACGGCCGCTTCGTCGAGGTCCAGGGCACCGCCGAGGCCGAGCCCTTCGACCGCAAGGAGCTCAACGCCCTCCTCGACCTCGCCTCCGGCGGCTGCGCCGAACTGGCGGAGATCCAGCGCAAGGCCCTCGAAGGAACCCTCTGA
- a CDS encoding co-chaperone GroES, giving the protein MSENTHDKLPIRMLHDRVLVRTDSPEGERRSGGGILIPATAAVGRRLAWAEVVAVGQNVRTVEIGDRVLYDPEDRAEVEVRGVAYVLMRERDLHAVAADRFGTTDSTGLYL; this is encoded by the coding sequence GTGAGCGAGAACACGCACGACAAGCTGCCCATCCGGATGCTCCACGACCGGGTTCTGGTCCGCACCGACTCCCCGGAGGGGGAGCGGCGTTCCGGCGGCGGCATCCTGATCCCCGCGACGGCCGCCGTGGGCCGACGCCTCGCCTGGGCCGAGGTGGTCGCGGTCGGCCAGAACGTCCGTACCGTCGAGATCGGCGACCGGGTGCTGTACGACCCCGAGGACCGCGCCGAGGTCGAGGTGCGGGGTGTCGCGTACGTCCTGATGCGCGAGCGCGATCTGCACGCGGTGGCCGCGGACCGGTTCGGCACCACGGACTCGACCGGGCTCTACCTGTAG